In one Leishmania panamensis strain MHOM/PA/94/PSC-1 chromosome 14 sequence genomic region, the following are encoded:
- a CDS encoding hypothetical protein (TriTrypDB/GeneDB-style sysID: LpmP.14.1030): protein MCAALSPTHFELRTKILSEATKHVRTTGFTNATLAASLKSIGGEVGDRALSHIFNRGFPIALVEHIVKSSNSCVQHELETAFNKEAIIKSIDSNLDAFVENRLLLPTEKNIAERAILSKVEFLLPLAQHWPSAVALEYLPSNLPYTVINLAEFVDTTVYYMERTATLGELLEPARRILQSKAMASHLQYGERGMNGASSASSFLRNFLHGIALSSGPYADHSTLNLRWYYKRAQVGLLYGVATTSLLGDVSRNAADTRSLTKAVVGAFF, encoded by the coding sequence ATGTGTGCGGCACTCAGCCCGACTCATTTTGAGCTTCGTACGAAGATTTTGTCAGAAGCGACGAAGCATGTCCGCACAACTGGTTTCACGAATGCCACcctcgctgcttctcttAAATCCATCGGAGGGGAAGTTGGCGATCGAGCATTGTCTCATATTTTCAACAGGGGCTTCCCGATTGCCCTTGTCGAGCACATAGTGAAGTCTTCAAACTCGTGTGTGCAGCATGAGTTGGAGACAGCTTTCAACAAGGAGGCCATCATCAAGAGCATAGACTCAAATCTGGATGCCTTTGTTGAAAACAGACTACTACTCCCCACGGAGAAAAACATTGCAGAGAGAGCCATTTTGTCAAAAGTGGAGTTCCTGTTACCTTTGGCACAACACTGGCCAAGTGCAGTAGCCCTCGAATACCTTCCCTCTAATCTACCGTACACTGTGATCAACTTGGCGGAATTTGTCGATACCACAGTCTATTACATGGAGCGCACTGCCACACTTGGAGAGTTGCTTGAGCCGGCACGACGAATTCTTCAATCGAAGGCGATGGCATCCCATCTTCAATATGGAGAGCGAGGCATGAACGGTGCATCATCAGCTTCATCTTTCTTGAGAAACTTTCTTCATGGTATTGCACTTTCATCAGGTCCATATGCTGACCATTCGACACTCAATTTGAGGTGGTACTACAAGCGAGCGCAGGTGGGGCTTCTCTATGGAGTAGCCACCACTTCTTTGCTTGGCGACGTTTCACGAAACGCTGCTGACACTCGATCATTGACCAAAGCTGTAGTTGGAGCCTTTTTCTAA
- a CDS encoding hypothetical protein (TriTrypDB/GeneDB-style sysID: LpmP.14.1010): protein MDTTNRGLSYLCCVDGSLKPWAEGQDEGDDKYESLQGPGGRNLTGSVNDKRICVPQKIDPKTFFANERTFLKWLSISVMVGLMSLTLLNFGDSTNNGAELAGLVLLPVSIVFMVYSLFIFRDRANKIYMREPMRYDDTRGPTMLVLVLGSALTLATLFSLQRQYTQTVASSFWESARFSQ, encoded by the coding sequence ATGGACACTACAAACCGCGGTCTTTCCTACCTCTGCTGCGTCGATGGCTCTCTGAAGCCGTGGGCAGAGGGTCAAGACGAGGGGGATGACAAGTACGAGAGCCTGCAGGGCCCAGGCGGTCGCAACCTCACCGGCTCGGTGAATGACAAGCGCATTTGCGTACCCCAGAAAATCGATCCTAAGACCTTCTTCGCAAATGAGCGCACGTTCCTGAAATGGCTGTCGATTTCTGTGATGGTGGGCTTGATGTCTCTGACCCTGCTGAACTTCGGTGACTCCACTAACAACGGTGCGGAGCTAGCTGGACTGGTGTTGCTCCCAGTCTCAATTGTATTCATGGTGTACTCGCTGTTTATCTTCCGCGATCGCGCCAACAAGATCTACATGCGTGAGCCAATGCGCTATGATGACACACGCGGTCCAACAATGTTGGTGCTTGTGCTAGGCTCCGCGCTGACTTTGGCGACGCTCTTttcgctgcagcgtcagtACACACAGACAGTTGCCTCATCCTTCTGGGAGTCGGCGCGGTTCTCGCAATAG
- a CDS encoding hypothetical protein (TriTrypDB/GeneDB-style sysID: LpmP.14.1020): MAFHLLPETDSFLQVLLRPTFAVSFSVVSSLVLLTNYFIEKSTVENSSAPAVLVTGNLWANVFTFTLFTAGMTFSSSTQITRAIALGQSPPIKISVLRSLPWPLSVVCGSQGNRKLVPFLLYSLLFPGTLVVVLLHLISLGVNNFENALYWQLPLQRYLAWTMLWRLIVTVCVFTTNYLAAHNPTQSVLTPSTDNGD, translated from the coding sequence ATGGCGTTTCATCTTCTTCCAGAAACAGATTCTTTTTTACAGGTGCTTTTGCGGCCGACGTTCGCTGTATCTTTTAGTGTGGTGTCTTCGCTAGTGCTGCTCACAAACTACTTTATAGAGAAGTCAACTGTGGAAAACAGTAGCGCGCCAGCAGTCCTGGTTACAGGGAATCTATGGGCGAATGTCTTTACCTTTACACTCTTCACAGCTGGCATGACATTCTCTAGCAGCACCCAAATTACGCGTGCTATTGCACTGGGTCAAAGCCCACCAATTAAGATATCTGTATTGCGTTCTTTGCCGTGGCCTCTGTCAGTGGTCTGTGGCAGCCAGGGAAATAGAAAACTTGTACCGTTTCTTTTGtactctctcctttttcccgGAACGCTTGTAGTTGTGCTACTACACCTTATCAGCCTTGGTGTGAACAACTTTGAGAATGCTTTGTATTGGCAGCTACCGCTGCAGCGATACCTGGCCTGGACCATGTTGTGGCGTCTCATCGTCACAGTCTGTGTGTTCACTACAAACTACCTAGCGGCGCATAACCCTACGCAATCTGTACTGACCCCGAGTACGGACAATGGTGACTAG